In Marinobacter salinisoli, the DNA window CCACAGTTCGTTGCCCTGTGCCGTGAATGCCTGCAGCGAAGCGGTGACCCTGCGCTGGGGCTGGCGTTTGGCCTGAGGCTGAAGTTCACAACCCACGGCGCGCTGTCCCAGGCGGCGGTCAGCTGTGACACCCTGGAGCAGGCGATTTCGGTGCTCATCAAGTACTGCCGCACACGGTTCGTGTATATGGCGCTCTCGTTCTTCACCGAGTCCGACGAGGCGGTGCTGCAACTGGACGTTGTCCATCAGGTGGATGACCTGCGTCGCTTCACCATCGACCTGCTCATGGCCTCACTGATGGACGTGAATCAGCTGCTGTTCGGCGATAAGTTAACCAGGGCGGGGTGCTGCCGGTTTGCCTATCCGGAGCCAGAGGATACTTCGCCCTATCGAGGGCTGTTTGGCGACATTGTGGAATTTGGTGGCGAGGCCAACCAGATGCGGTTCCAGGCGCAGTTTCTGGCACTGCCACTGGTTCTGTCCAATCCGGTGACCCGTCGTATGGCCGAGGCGCAGTGCGAGGAACAGATGCGCACCATAGAGGCGACGGCCTCCATGGCCGATAAGGTCGAGCGAATACTGGCCTCGACCCGAGACGGACGTTTGCCGGGTCTGGAGCAGGTTGCCGACCAATTGCTCATCTCGCCACGCACTCTCCGGCGTCAGCTGACGCGGGAGGGGCTACGTTTCAAACAGCTGCAGGACCGGATTCGGCACGAGCGCTCGCTGGTACTTCTGCGCCGGCAGGAACTCAATCTGGACGCCATTGCCGATGCCCTGGGTTACAGCGATCCGTCGAACTTCGCCCGGGCATTCCGGAAATGGGAGGGTGTCGCACCCAGTGTCTGGCGGCAACGCGACCAGCAGGAAATCCGCCCGGATCACGTTTCCAGGTAGGTATAGCCCTCCAGTCCGGCTGCCAGTTCCGCCAACAGTGCCGTTCGAACCTCTTCAGGCAGTTCGCTGTCGGCCAGCTTTCTCTCATAGGACTTGAGCAGGCTGGCGGAGTCGAAGTTGACGTAGCGAAGGACCGTCGACACGGTATCGCCGGTCATCGGGGCACTGGTGTCGAATCCGTTGTTGCCGTTAAGCCGGACATCCACCGAATGAGTGTCGCCAAACAGGTTGTGCATATCCCCCAGTATTTCCTGGTAGGCCCCGGTCATAAAAAATCCCATCAGTAAGGCTTCCCCGGGCTGGTCTTCCGGCAGCGGGAGGGTGCTCTCAATACCCTGGCCATCCACGTACTGGTCGATCCGGCCATCGGAGTCGCAGGTGATGTCCTGAATGACGGCCCGGCGGTTCAGTGGCCGGTTCAGGCCGTTGATCGGCAGAACCGGGAAAATCTGGTCAATGCCCCAGACATCTGGCAGCGATTGGAACAGCGAGAAATTCACAAACAGCTTTTCAGCAAGCTTTTCATTGAGCTCGTCAATGATCTCCCGATGCACCCGGCTGGTGCTGTCGAGCGCGGCCCTCAGCAGGCGGCAGCAGCGGGTGTAGATCGTTTCGGCGTCGGCGCGGTCCTGAAGCGACAGCACGCCATGAGCGAACTGGGCGTGGACGTCCGAAATGGCATGCAGGATATCGTGATAGATCTCGGGCAGGGAGCGGGGCGAGTTTTCATCCTCCAGGCTGAGCAGGTCCCGCCACAGATCTTGCAGGGGGGCGGGCGCATCGGCTCCCGGCTGCGCCGGCACGAGGTCGTCGGGCGTGTCGCGATCAATCACGTTGGTCACCAGAACTGAGTGATGAGCGGTCAGAGCCCGGCCGGACTCGCTGATCAGGTCAGGGTGGGGCAGGTCGTGGCGGTCGCACTCAGCCTGCAGGGTCCGGATAACGTTGGAAGCGTATTCCTTGACGCTGTAGTTCATCGAGCAACTGCTGCGCGACCGGGTGCCTTCGTAGTCCACGCCCAAGCCGC includes these proteins:
- a CDS encoding AraC family transcriptional regulator; its protein translation is MNAPTSAANQPFIHAHYADILCQLVQEKGVSRPSLLSAAGIRPGLLEHPDNLISIPQFVALCRECLQRSGDPALGLAFGLRLKFTTHGALSQAAVSCDTLEQAISVLIKYCRTRFVYMALSFFTESDEAVLQLDVVHQVDDLRRFTIDLLMASLMDVNQLLFGDKLTRAGCCRFAYPEPEDTSPYRGLFGDIVEFGGEANQMRFQAQFLALPLVLSNPVTRRMAEAQCEEQMRTIEATASMADKVERILASTRDGRLPGLEQVADQLLISPRTLRRQLTREGLRFKQLQDRIRHERSLVLLRRQELNLDAIADALGYSDPSNFARAFRKWEGVAPSVWRQRDQQEIRPDHVSR
- the speA gene encoding biosynthetic arginine decarboxylase, with the protein product MSEASRQAHKVYNISHWSDGYIGVSAAGEVLIRPHRGQDSAAINLPELTQSLMASGVALPVLIRFSDILHDRVNTLCNAFNTMAEEHDYQGKYTAVYPIKVNQQRRVVEELISAEPAASNGQIGLEAGSKPELMAVLAMSPKAGSVIVCNGYKDREYIRLALIGQKLGHRVFLVVEKRSELPLILREAEDLGVSPLIGVRARLASIGKGNWQNTGGEKSKFGLSAQQVLEVVRTLREAGALHTLQLLHFHLGSQIANIRDIQTGLRECARFYSELCQLGAPISTVDIGGGLGVDYEGTRSRSSCSMNYSVKEYASNVIRTLQAECDRHDLPHPDLISESGRALTAHHSVLVTNVIDRDTPDDLVPAQPGADAPAPLQDLWRDLLSLEDENSPRSLPEIYHDILHAISDVHAQFAHGVLSLQDRADAETIYTRCCRLLRAALDSTSRVHREIIDELNEKLAEKLFVNFSLFQSLPDVWGIDQIFPVLPINGLNRPLNRRAVIQDITCDSDGRIDQYVDGQGIESTLPLPEDQPGEALLMGFFMTGAYQEILGDMHNLFGDTHSVDVRLNGNNGFDTSAPMTGDTVSTVLRYVNFDSASLLKSYERKLADSELPEEVRTALLAELAAGLEGYTYLET